The nucleotide sequence GAGATATTTTAAGCCTGCATAGGGATCTATATATAAAAACTTTAGAGGAAAGAGTAAAGGAAGATAAGAGATTAAAAAATTATAAAAAGCTTTTAAATATGTATTTAGTTACAGAAAGATATGATCAGGTAGAGAAAGAGTGTAAAAAGCTATCAAAAGAAAAAGAAAATAATTTTGAAATATATATAATTTTGACAAAGTTATACTATGAGAGCAAGAATTTAATGGAATTAAAAGCTATTAAACGCAAGTATGAATCAGAAAAAATTATGATGTCAAAAGAAGTGGAAAATATATTTAAAATATGCGGAATAGAGGGGTAAAAAAATGAAGAGACAGGTGATATGCATAATAGCAGAAGGAAGTTACCCCTATGTAGTTGGAGGGGTGTCTAGTTGGATCCAGCAATTGATAGATGGGCATCCAGAAAAAGATTTTAAGATATTATCTATTCTACCAAGTGAAAAAGAGGATGCTAAAGTAAGATATGAACTGCCTTTAAATTTGTTGGAAGTTAAGACTATATATCTTGCGGATATATATGAACATAGGGTAGATAAAAAAAAGTTTATGAAATATGATGAGAGAGAGGAAGACATAATATCTAGGTTTATAAATATGGAATTATCCGATGACACAAAAAAAGCATTGGAACTTATCAGTAGTAAGGAAAAAAGCAGTGTTTTTGATTTCACAACAAGCGATTTTTTCTGGAATAAGATCTGTTCTAAGTATAAAAACGAATATACGGAAAAAGAATTTAATAACTTCTACTGGTCCTATAAATCAGTTTTTATGTTTTTAATGAATGTTTTGCAGAATGAAATCCCAGAAGCTGATCTATATCATTCAGTTTCAACGGGATATGCAGGAGTATTAGGTGTATTGGCTAAGATTAAATATGATAAGCCATATTATTTAACAGAACATGGAATATATGCAAGGGAGAGGGAGGAAGATATAATTAAATCTCATTGGGTAGGAGATGATTTTAAAAAGATATGGATAGATTATTTTTACTTTTTATCAAAAATTGCATATAAATATTCTGATAAGATCATATCTCTTTTTAAATATAACAGCGATCTGCAAATATTATTTGGAGCACCCAAAGAGAAAACTTTTGTAATTTCAAACGGAGTAGATGTAGATTATTTTTCTAAGATAGAGAAGGAAGAGACTAAAAAATTTGTTGTAGGTTCGATTTTGAGGATTGTTCCTATAAAAGACGTAAAGATGATGATAAAAGCTTTTAAAATTGTTACAAATACTATAAAAAATGCAGAATTATATCTTATAGGTCCCTATGAAGAAGATCCGGATTACTATGAAGAGTGCAAAGAGCTAATAGATGATTTTAAATTAAATTCTCAGATAATTTTTACAGGGAAAGTAGATGTGACAGATTATTTAGGAAGGCTAGATATTTTTTTACTTTCATCTATATCAGAGGGACAGCCCTTATCTATGTTAGAAGCTATGTCAGTTAAGATACCTATCATAGCTACAGATGTAGGAGACTGTCGAGGTGTATTGACTGGTCATAAAGATGTCGGATGTGCAGGGGTGATAGTGCCACCGACATCTTATACAGCAATGGCAGCAGAGATTACGGCTCTCTATAGAAATGAATCTAGATTAAAATTATTGGGAGAGAGAGGCTGTGAAATAGTAAATAAATATTACAGGGCAGATCAATTTTTAAATAAATATACTAAACTATATGAAGAAGGGTGGGGTTAATATGGCTGGAATAGGTTTTGAGTTAAGGAAATTATTTTATGATGATGATTCTTTTTCAGGGTATATAAAAGCACTAACATTTTCTACTTTTATATCGGTAGGGCCATTTATAGCAATGGTATTATCTATAAATATCTTGATTTTAGTATCAAATTTAATTTTTAATAATTCTTCGGAACAGTTATTATTTATAACAACGTTGGTATATATATTTATTTTTTCCCAGTTAATAAGTTTTCCATTTCAATTTTTTGTAACGAGGTATATATCTGATAGATTTTATGAAAAAGAATATAAGAAAGTGAGACCATCATTTATAGGGATCAGTAAAATAATAATAATATTGTCGCTGGTTTTAGGAGTGATATTTTTCGGGATGAAAGAGCTACCGTTATATTATAAATACCTGTCAATAGGGATACTAATAACTTTATCACTATTGTGGACCATTACAACTTATATAAGTATATTAAAAGATTATGTATATATATCAAAAATATATTTTTATTCAACCATTTTATCTGTGTTGGTATTCTTCATCACTACTAAATATCCAATTATGTTTTCTGAACATAGATTAGCGGGAAATATGCTGACTTCATTTTTTATAGGGGTCTTATTTTCACTACATATGTTGACAAACTATTTTTTCAGTATATTCAAAGAAGGAGAGGGAGGAGAGTACGAATTCTTAGGATATTTAAAAAACTATTCGAGTTTATTATTTACAGGTTTATTTTATATTTTAGGTACTTGGTCTCATATAATTATAAATTGGTTTTCACCGTGGGCTGTTAATATAGGGTATGGATTCAGAATAACTTTACACTATGAAAATGCTATATTTTATTCATTCTTACTGACAATCCCCAGTATTGTATTTTTCGTAGTATTTATAGAGACAAGGTTTTTTGATATATATCAAAAATATTATGCACTTACTTTAAAAAATGGAACTTTAGATGACATAGAAAAAGAGAGAAAAAAAATGCGTAGAAAGTTGTATAAAGAGGTATTTTATGCTCTACAAATACAAATTTTTATTACAATAACAGCACTTTTATTTTCTAGATATTTTATTATTTATTATGGAGTACCTGCAGAGTTGGTAGAGATATTTAAAATAGTTTCTTTAGGTGCAATAGCTAATATATATATAATAATATTAATTTCTATTTTCTTTTACTTCAATGCTTTAAAAAGTGCACTAAAAGTCACAGGTTTATTTTGTTTTTTAAATACATCTTTCACTCTAATTTTTATAAATTTTGGAGAGAAATATATAGGGTTTGGTTTTTTCTTGGGGTCTGTAATATCAGTATTATATGCTCTACAGCTTTTTGATAAAATTATAGATGGGTTGAATTATACAACTTTTTATTCTCAAAATTTTGCATTAAAACATAGAGGCCGATCACTATCAAAAATAATTGGTAAAATGAATCATGGAGTTAGTTTAAGATGGAAAGAAAGATACCTTAAAATAGGTTTATCAGTGTCGTTTTTTTTATTGATAATCTTTAGTTATCAGATTTTAAAATAAATTTTGGAAGTGAGACCTTATGAAATATAAAATAGCGATAGTTATAAGTGGAATAATATTTATGGCAGGTTGTAGTAGTTATGACAAGACAGGATTTAATGGGAATACTAAACGAAATTGGCATTCTATGGGATATATAGATAAGGAAGGCTATAATATAAGCGGATACAGTGATGAAGGATATGACCGGGAAGGATATGACAAGTACGGTTATGACGTAGAAAGTTATGATAAGGAAGGGTATAATAAAGGGAGATATAATCGAGAAGGATATGATAAAAGTGGGTATAGACAAGATGGATGGAATGATGAAGGATGGAGTGGAAAAGGGGTAAATAAAGAGACTGGAACTAAATATGATAAATACGGTTGGTCTAGGGAATATGAAAATAAAAAGACAAAAACACTGTATGATGAATATGGGTGGTCATATTTTGGAGTAAACAAAAAAACAAAGACAGAATATGATGAAAAAGGATATACGATAGATGGAATAAATAGAGAAACAGGGACAAAATATAATAAAAAAGGATGGTCTAGAGAAGAATTAAATAAAGTGACTAAAACGGCCTACGATGCAGATGGTTACAGTATTTATGGGTACACAGAAGCTGGATATAATAAAGCTGGATATAGTAAAGAAGGTTATGACAAAATAGGATATG is from Psychrilyobacter atlanticus DSM 19335 and encodes:
- the pelF gene encoding GT4 family glycosyltransferase PelF; amino-acid sequence: MKRQVICIIAEGSYPYVVGGVSSWIQQLIDGHPEKDFKILSILPSEKEDAKVRYELPLNLLEVKTIYLADIYEHRVDKKKFMKYDEREEDIISRFINMELSDDTKKALELISSKEKSSVFDFTTSDFFWNKICSKYKNEYTEKEFNNFYWSYKSVFMFLMNVLQNEIPEADLYHSVSTGYAGVLGVLAKIKYDKPYYLTEHGIYAREREEDIIKSHWVGDDFKKIWIDYFYFLSKIAYKYSDKIISLFKYNSDLQILFGAPKEKTFVISNGVDVDYFSKIEKEETKKFVVGSILRIVPIKDVKMMIKAFKIVTNTIKNAELYLIGPYEEDPDYYEECKELIDDFKLNSQIIFTGKVDVTDYLGRLDIFLLSSISEGQPLSMLEAMSVKIPIIATDVGDCRGVLTGHKDVGCAGVIVPPTSYTAMAAEITALYRNESRLKLLGERGCEIVNKYYRADQFLNKYTKLYEEGWG
- the pelG gene encoding exopolysaccharide Pel transporter PelG encodes the protein MAGIGFELRKLFYDDDSFSGYIKALTFSTFISVGPFIAMVLSINILILVSNLIFNNSSEQLLFITTLVYIFIFSQLISFPFQFFVTRYISDRFYEKEYKKVRPSFIGISKIIIILSLVLGVIFFGMKELPLYYKYLSIGILITLSLLWTITTYISILKDYVYISKIYFYSTILSVLVFFITTKYPIMFSEHRLAGNMLTSFFIGVLFSLHMLTNYFFSIFKEGEGGEYEFLGYLKNYSSLLFTGLFYILGTWSHIIINWFSPWAVNIGYGFRITLHYENAIFYSFLLTIPSIVFFVVFIETRFFDIYQKYYALTLKNGTLDDIEKERKKMRRKLYKEVFYALQIQIFITITALLFSRYFIIYYGVPAELVEIFKIVSLGAIANIYIIILISIFFYFNALKSALKVTGLFCFLNTSFTLIFINFGEKYIGFGFFLGSVISVLYALQLFDKIIDGLNYTTFYSQNFALKHRGRSLSKIIGKMNHGVSLRWKERYLKIGLSVSFFLLIIFSYQILK